A genomic region of Serratia fonticola contains the following coding sequences:
- a CDS encoding SemiSWEET transporter, with translation MEWVSFIGYLAASLTTLSFLPQAIKVIATRNTQGISLLMYGMFVTGLLMWLIYGVLIDNMAVSLANLLTLLFALPILVVKYQNS, from the coding sequence ATGGAGTGGGTTTCTTTCATCGGCTACCTGGCAGCCAGCCTGACCACCCTCTCTTTTCTGCCCCAGGCTATCAAGGTGATCGCTACCCGTAACACTCAAGGGATCTCCTTGCTGATGTATGGCATGTTTGTCACCGGCTTATTGATGTGGCTGATTTATGGCGTCTTGATCGACAATATGGCCGTCAGCCTGGCGAACCTGCTGACGTTACTCTTTGCCTTGCCGATTCTGGTTGTCAAATACCAGAATTCATAA